The following nucleotide sequence is from Ignavibacteria bacterium.
TTTTCTTTTTTGTTCTGTCATTTCAGATGGCGATTGATTAAAGCAATAAAATCTTGATAATTTGTTATCGGTTTCGTTACACAGGCGTCAGCTAAACTATCTTTCAATATCCTCGAAATATCTTCTTTAGTTGCGTATGCTGTCACAATAATAATTGGAATTTCTTTGAATTGCTCCTTTTGTTTGATAATCTTAGAGAGTTCCTTGCCATCAATTTTTTTATCATCAATATAAGTGTTCTCAAGACTGACATCCATTATAACGAGGTCAATTTTCTGATTTTCGAGAACATTGAAAATTTTCTTGGCGTTATCGGTGGATGCTACTTCAAAATTTCCGATCCTTTTTAGCACAAGCTCGAACAACTCTATGTTAAACGGGTCATCCTCTACGAGCAGTATCTTTACCATTAGATTCTCTAGAAATTATGAAAAACTCAATTAGATGTGAATGATTTGAGCCCTCTAACTCGTTTAGGAATAGTAAGATTAAGAACGATTTTGTTATTTGTTTCGATTGCAGAAGTGAAAGCTCCTCGATTTTGTTCGATTAATCTTTTCGCTGCTGCAAATTTAACATTATGTTTCTCAATAAATAACTCATAAAAATCTTTTCTTTCGGGATTAGTATCTTTCGAAATTATCTTGATTGAGATACGCTCTTGCTGTTCCGCGCATTCAATTAAAATGGAGCTTCCAGTTGAAAGTTGTTTACGTAATTCGTTTAATACGAAAACAAGAACTTGCATTATCGCATTGGCTGATCCATAGAATTGTGGATGCATCGGATGTTCTTTTACTTCTACGTTCAGCTTTGCTTTGCTTAATGTCGCCTCGAGAACATCAACGGTTGAGCTTATTATCGAATTTATACCGTAATACCCATAGTCATATTTAGCAAACATTGAGCGTGAAAAGTCAGAAATGCTTTTTAGAGCTTTTGAAGTTCTATCCACTTCTGCTTTTAAGATTTTCATTACGTCTTCGGTTTTTACGTTCTTTTTTATGAGTTCGAGTGAGCTTATCATCACTTGTACGCGATTCTTCATAGTATGGAAGAAATTATCACTT
It contains:
- a CDS encoding response regulator, which codes for MVKILLVEDDPFNIELFELVLKRIGNFEVASTDNAKKIFNVLENQKIDLVIMDVSLENTYIDDKKIDGKELSKIIKQKEQFKEIPIIIVTAYATKEDISRILKDSLADACVTKPITNYQDFIALINRHLK